The following proteins come from a genomic window of Pleuronectes platessa chromosome 2, fPlePla1.1, whole genome shotgun sequence:
- the vamp3 gene encoding vesicle-associated membrane protein 3 has product MSANAPEGSGAGSSNKRMQQTQAQVDEVVDIMRVNVDKVLERDQKLSELDDRADALQAGASQFETSAAKLKRKYWWKNIKMWAILIAVIVIIIIIIIIWSTSS; this is encoded by the exons GTCGGCCAACGCTCCAGAAGGCTCTGGCGCCGGGTCAAGCAACAAGCGCATGCAGCAGACCCAGGCCCAGGTGGATGAG GTGGTGGATATCATGCGCGTTAATGTGGACAAAGTGCTGGAACGTGACCAAAAGCTGTCTGAACTGGACGACAGAGCAGACGCATTGCAGGCCGGAGCCTCCCAGTTTGAGACCAGTGCCGCTAAGCTGAAGAGGAAGTACTGGTGGAAGAACATCAAG ATGTGGGCCATCCTCATAGCTGTCATagtgatcatcatcatcatcattatta TTTGGTCTACATCATCATAA